In a genomic window of Cytobacillus sp. FSL H8-0458:
- the prsW gene encoding glutamic-type intramembrane protease PrsW, with amino-acid sequence MLGILSAGIAPGLALLSYFYLKDQYESEPISMVFKTFLFGALLVFPIMFIQYVLEVEGVLQSSLADAFLSSSMLEEFFKWFILFYTIYQHITFDEPYDGIVYGASVSLGFATAENIFYLIGLGVEHALGRALLPVSSHALFGVIMGYYIGKGKFSATSTRKWLAFSLLIPFLLHGIYDYILISLKHWIFIMFPFMIFLWWLGLRKVKKARAHSARHMNHQFDIQKTLHS; translated from the coding sequence ATGCTGGGAATATTATCCGCTGGCATCGCGCCGGGACTGGCACTATTAAGTTATTTTTATTTAAAAGATCAATATGAGTCAGAACCCATATCAATGGTTTTTAAAACTTTTTTATTTGGTGCTTTGCTCGTGTTCCCCATCATGTTCATCCAATATGTCTTAGAAGTTGAAGGGGTGCTGCAGTCCAGTTTAGCGGATGCGTTTCTGTCATCAAGCATGCTGGAAGAATTCTTTAAATGGTTTATATTATTCTATACTATTTATCAGCATATAACCTTTGATGAACCATATGATGGAATAGTGTATGGTGCCTCAGTATCACTCGGCTTTGCTACTGCAGAAAATATCTTCTATCTTATCGGGCTCGGTGTGGAACACGCACTTGGGAGGGCCTTGCTCCCGGTTTCCAGTCATGCTCTCTTCGGTGTTATTATGGGCTATTATATAGGAAAAGGAAAATTCTCGGCAACATCTACAAGAAAATGGTTAGCCTTTTCACTTCTTATACCTTTTCTCCTTCACGGCATTTACGACTATATCCTTATCTCCCTAAAACATTGGATTTTTATCATGTTTCCATTTATGATCTTCCTTTGGTGGCTGGGCTTAAGAAAAGTTAAAAAAGCAAGGGCTCATAGCGCAAGGCATATGAATCACCAATTTGATATACAGAAAACTCTCCATTCCTGA
- the ypeB gene encoding germination protein YpeB, with product MLRGILIGVLALGVAGTAFWGYQEHREKNAILINAENNYQRAFHDLTYQVDLLHDKIGTTLAMNSRASLSPELAEVWRLTSEAHSDVGQLPLTLLPFNKTEEFLSNIGDFSYRTAVRDLEKEPLSEKEYQTLKQLYKQSADVQQDLRKVQHMVLEKNLRWMDVEMALASNKEPADNTIIDGFKTVEKTVEGYGETDFGPAFVNMQKKDENYKYLKGKEITEKEAARIGQHYAGLGKNVNIRVTENGKGSDYGFFSVSIQNKKTNEEANMDITKKGGYPIWFILDRKVAKQKVSLNEASNNAVKFLKDNGFKDLDLFESAQYDNLGVFTFVSNQDGVRIYPDSIRVKIALDNGRMTAFSAEDYLKSHHQREIPEPAITAEEARSKVNPQLKVMEDRRAIIINDLNQEVSCYEFVGTLGEDTYRIYLNAETGQEEKVEKLKNAEPIYEDVV from the coding sequence ATGCTTAGAGGAATTCTTATTGGAGTACTTGCGCTGGGCGTTGCAGGTACAGCGTTTTGGGGTTATCAGGAACACCGTGAGAAAAATGCAATTCTCATTAATGCTGAAAATAATTATCAAAGAGCATTTCATGATTTAACTTATCAAGTCGACCTATTGCATGACAAAATCGGAACAACTTTAGCGATGAATTCGAGAGCTTCACTGTCACCTGAATTGGCAGAAGTATGGAGATTGACTTCAGAGGCCCACTCGGATGTGGGCCAGCTGCCTCTAACACTTCTTCCTTTTAATAAAACCGAAGAGTTTCTATCCAATATCGGAGATTTCAGCTATCGGACAGCAGTAAGAGACTTAGAGAAGGAACCGTTATCGGAAAAGGAATACCAAACGCTCAAACAGCTTTATAAGCAATCTGCGGATGTTCAGCAGGATTTACGTAAAGTACAGCATATGGTTCTTGAAAAAAACTTAAGATGGATGGATGTGGAAATGGCTCTCGCGTCCAATAAAGAACCTGCAGACAATACAATCATAGATGGCTTTAAGACAGTGGAAAAAACAGTTGAAGGCTATGGAGAGACAGACTTTGGGCCTGCATTTGTAAATATGCAGAAAAAGGATGAAAACTACAAATATCTGAAGGGCAAAGAAATAACAGAAAAAGAAGCTGCACGTATTGGTCAGCATTATGCAGGTTTGGGTAAAAATGTGAATATCAGAGTAACGGAGAACGGCAAGGGATCTGATTACGGGTTTTTCAGTGTGAGTATCCAAAACAAGAAAACAAATGAAGAAGCAAACATGGATATTACCAAAAAAGGCGGCTATCCAATCTGGTTTATCCTGGACCGGAAAGTGGCGAAACAAAAAGTAAGCCTTAATGAGGCAAGCAATAATGCAGTTAAATTTCTAAAGGACAATGGCTTTAAAGATCTGGATTTATTCGAGAGTGCCCAATATGACAATTTAGGTGTATTCACCTTCGTGTCGAATCAGGATGGTGTAAGAATTTATCCGGACTCCATTCGTGTGAAAATTGCGCTTGACAATGGCAGGATGACAGCTTTTTCTGCGGAAGATTATTTAAAATCTCATCATCAGCGTGAAATTCCTGAGCCTGCGATCACTGCAGAAGAGGCAAGATCCAAGGTGAACCCGCAGCTGAAAGTCATGGAAGACAGGCGAGCAATAATTATCAACGATTTGAATCAGGAAGTTTCCTGTTATGAATTTGTGGGCACATTGGGTGAAGATACTTACAGGATTTATTTAAATGCAGAAACAGGACAGGAAGAAAAAGTAGAAAAGCTTAAGAATGCAGAACCAATCTATGAAGATGTAGTGTAA
- the sleB gene encoding spore cortex-lytic enzyme, with the protein MKKKFLAGKVLLIISLCVLGIPLSGNMEKANAFSNQVIQHGAVGEDVIELQSRLQYLGFYNGKIDGVFGWGTYWALRNFQYEFGLPIDGLAGQETKNKLAKASKYNEQYVKEQINKGNKFTHYGGVETDKQTKPQQGSTGGTEQQQEAPKQPTASNVPNGFSENDIQLMANAVYGESRGEPYTGQVAVAAVILNRVNSASFPNTVSGVIFEPRAFTAVADGQIWLTPNDTAKKAVLDAINGWDPTGEALYYFNPDTATSGWIWTRPQIKRIGKHIFCK; encoded by the coding sequence ATGAAAAAGAAATTTTTGGCAGGAAAGGTTTTACTCATAATCTCCCTTTGTGTGCTGGGAATTCCATTGAGCGGGAATATGGAAAAAGCCAATGCCTTTTCAAATCAGGTGATTCAGCACGGGGCTGTAGGCGAAGATGTAATAGAACTTCAGTCCCGTCTCCAGTATTTAGGCTTTTACAACGGGAAGATCGATGGAGTCTTTGGATGGGGAACCTATTGGGCACTGAGGAACTTCCAATATGAATTTGGACTTCCCATTGACGGGCTTGCAGGCCAGGAAACAAAAAACAAGCTCGCGAAAGCATCTAAATACAATGAACAGTATGTGAAAGAACAAATCAATAAGGGGAATAAATTTACCCACTATGGCGGAGTGGAAACTGACAAGCAGACTAAGCCTCAGCAAGGGTCAACGGGGGGAACGGAACAGCAGCAGGAAGCTCCCAAACAGCCCACTGCTTCAAATGTCCCTAATGGCTTCTCGGAAAATGATATTCAGCTAATGGCCAATGCGGTCTATGGAGAATCAAGAGGGGAACCGTATACAGGCCAGGTGGCCGTTGCTGCTGTTATCTTAAACCGTGTAAACAGTGCTTCATTCCCAAACACTGTTTCTGGTGTCATTTTTGAGCCTCGTGCTTTTACTGCCGTTGCCGATGGACAGATATGGCTAACGCCAAATGATACGGCAAAAAAAGCAGTGCTGGATGCGATAAATGGATGGGACCCGACAGGAGAGGCGCTGTATTACTTTAATCCGGATACCGCTACAAGCGGATGGATTTGGACACGGCCGCAAATCAAGCGGATTGGAAAACATATATTCTGTAAATAG